Sequence from the Prunus persica cultivar Lovell chromosome G5, Prunus_persica_NCBIv2, whole genome shotgun sequence genome:
CAGTATTACAGGAACGAACCGGTGGTGGTTGTAGCTCAAGAACACTCTGCTCTTGATGAACAGAGAGGTACCGCTTCAAGAATTGGTGAAAAGCCATTGCTTTTGCCTGTTAGAAGCTTAAAACAACATGTTCCAGACACGGGTAATATAGGTTCTGTTAATGAATCTAGTGCCAGTTCTGGTTCTCTAAGTAGGTCTAACTCAAGGTCAGGCTCGAGAAGATTTTCGAGCAAATCGAATAACAAAGCTCTAGGTGGTGAATTTGGAGGGTTGGATCATCAAGAATTGGAGGAGAAGTTGAAGGAAAGTGTTGTGCTTCCTTCTCCAATTCCATGGAGATCAAGATCAGGAAGGATGGATGTGAAGGAAGAAATTGTTAACAGTCCTCCAATGGAGGAATTTGAGCTCAACCGCCAAGAGTCTTGGGGTTCGAGGTCCCAAGGTTCTCGTTCTTCGAGATCGAATTCCATGTCTTCATCCCCAAGGCTGTCTCCTTCGCCATCACTTTCGTCTCCAAAGAAGGCATCTCCTTCACCTTCATTGTCATCGGAGTCTCAAGCCAAGAACGCCGAGGATTTGGGGAGGAAGAAGAGCTTTTACAAGTCCTGTCCTCCCCCGCCTCCGCCTCCCCCGCCAATGTTTTATAAGTCATCATCAATGAGATCAAACAGAGATGGGGTTTTGTATGAGAAGGACTTGAGGAGAAGCTTCAGTAGTGAAACAAGGGACTTGAATAGGAGCAATGGAGAATATGTGATGGGGAGAATGAACTCAGGGGTTGAAACCATGCATCAAAGCTATGTTGATGGTTTACCAATGGGGAAATCAATGAGAACAAGCAGAGCTGGAGAAAATAGGGCAGGGGCTTTGAGATCAGACAGAGAGATGGGAGAGTATGGATATGTAAATGGCGATGTGGAGAAAAACTTCAAGcaagttgaagaaaatttggtgGAGAAAGCTGCAAGAAAGAGGGTGGGATTTGATGAAACTTCTTTTATTGGGACTGAGAACTTGGGGAATGAAAGCATCCCCAACATGCCAAACTCAGCTTTCAATGGATTTTCagaggaggagaaagaagattttCTCGACGGCGTGGTTATGGAATCGGAGGAAGAAACAGAAAGTGAGGATGACAACTTTGGAGGAAGTTTGATCCAGAAAGACATTGGAGAGACCCCAAAGCCAACTCCAAGGAATTTCGTTTCGGCTTCTAGCAGTGGAAGTGATGGAGGGCCTGATGTGGATAAGAAAGCTGATGAGTTCATAGCCAAATTCAGGGAGCAGATTAGGCTTCAGAGAATAGATTCTATCAAGAAATCGAGTGCTCAGATTAGTAGAAACTTGTCAAGGTAAACAGGatgaattaattaaacttGGTGATTATAGTTCCCTTTCGTTGGGTTTTATGTTCCAATTGACTTGGTACCATAGCTTGTGTTTCAAAATTATGATCATGGTATACAAAGAtttatatgttttctttttctttttcttttttgtttttggtatgGACAGTACACCAATTGCACTggttaataaaaatttacccTCTTTGTtatggttttcattttctgttcCTTCTGTTGTAAAGGAAAATACAAAGCCATTTTTAGCCAAGCCACCAcaagaaatttgagttttcCGAAAATAGTTGTGCTAGTCCATGCATGAAAAattaggggaaaaaaaaaaagataaacttaTGAGCTACTGTTGCTTAGGAGAAAATCAGGATGCTAATTGGGTAATGGTTAGGCCATTAATATCTATCACTCTGAATTTCTAATTACTAATGTGGTATAAGTGGCTTGGAAAATCAATCAGCCTTGCCACAATTCCTTAGTTTTGATAGCATGAACATGTGGAGATAATTTTAGACCATATGTGAAACAACCGATAGAAATACTTGGTTATCCATGCGAGCCCATTTAGCGTTTTGTATGCATTGGGCATCGGATTCTTTGGTTCAGTCCAAGTCCAACGCGGCATCTTTACAAGAGGCGAGGGGAGACATGTATCGTTCAAAGTGACCTACGTGTAacaattttttaaacataaCACGAATATCTGGAATAACACAATTTAGAatcagagagaaaaaagaggacTATAGGAAAAGAAACACATAATAGGCTTCCTTTTTTCTGGCAGAGATATGAGTGCTCATGCCTTATACCTAAGCCACCTTGGGATCCGCTGTCGGTGTCTCGCTGCTTATGGAGATGCAATTAGTGCTGAACCAAAAATTGGCTCATATGAACCAAAACTGTCTTGCTGCTAAAAGTAATAATGTTCCtattaaatttactttttttttaggggCATTTGGGTTTATGCAGGGAGATGCAGTGACTCAAGATGAAGTGAGCCGTCTCTTCCGCATTTTCTCGTTACTCTTTATACAAgtgataaaaacaaaaccaaatataaattgagaGTAATGTCGGCTGCAAAAGCATATGCACATCTGTATGGGAAGTTAGAACATTCCATAAACATGCTTAAATTGTATAAATCTATGAAATTCCTAATCTAAACAAACTTATAGTTGCCTCCAATATCTCAAAAAACAACATATAGACAAGAAAATGTGACTTCATTTTTCTGggtaaaaaattgaaacaatgATAAAAGTACATTTTCCCCTGGTCTGCTTACTTTTCTAATGAAAATTATGTCAAAAGTCACAAAAAACATGTTGCTCATTTGCATACAATTGATATGTGACAAGGTCAATACGTCATTTGCATACAGTTCATCCAAAACTTACAATGTTATTTTGTTCACGTActttttatgtatatattgCTCATAATTTTAGATGTAGTACAATCACATTACATGTACTCAGAATATTAAAATTGGCACAAATTTACAATCTGTTTGCAAAGCTAATCAAGCATAAAAAGCAATAATAACGAGAATCATTTCTCATGTTGTGTGAAACATGATAGATAAGGGATGATAGAAAAACCTTAAAAACCGCCTCACTTGCCTTACAGTTACATGTCCtccctctttcttcttctgtctTTACATCCGCATGCATGTACTAATAATAAAACATagtttgttataaaatgaacgGAATATGTGCTAAAATATTGaactgcacgtaaagtagatgagacacatcATTTAatgaggttcggctatgcctacgtcctcgaagagcagcagcagtaacttttccactatataaaataatagggctacaactttagtgtttacaatatgtgtggctcactgaattttctctcttggagaatttctctctgctctctttcctctccactcactcatcttctttct
This genomic interval carries:
- the LOC18778005 gene encoding uncharacterized protein LOC18778005, with the protein product MCSSMAESETESNYSKHQKLVPEQNHENPSKFYNHFLYKVALVVVFFVILPLFPSQAPEFFNQSVLTRSWELLHLLLVGIAVSYGLFSRRNDITEKENTNSKFDNAHSYVSRFLQVSSVFDDETEIPSVSDENKVQSWSSQYYRNEPVVVVAQEHSALDEQRGTASRIGEKPLLLPVRSLKQHVPDTGNIGSVNESSASSGSLSRSNSRSGSRRFSSKSNNKALGGEFGGLDHQELEEKLKESVVLPSPIPWRSRSGRMDVKEEIVNSPPMEEFELNRQESWGSRSQGSRSSRSNSMSSSPRLSPSPSLSSPKKASPSPSLSSESQAKNAEDLGRKKSFYKSCPPPPPPPPPMFYKSSSMRSNRDGVLYEKDLRRSFSSETRDLNRSNGEYVMGRMNSGVETMHQSYVDGLPMGKSMRTSRAGENRAGALRSDREMGEYGYVNGDVEKNFKQVEENLVEKAARKRVGFDETSFIGTENLGNESIPNMPNSAFNGFSEEEKEDFLDGVVMESEEETESEDDNFGGSLIQKDIGETPKPTPRNFVSASSSGSDGGPDVDKKADEFIAKFREQIRLQRIDSIKKSSAQISRNLSR